The stretch of DNA CTTTCTTAGCTTGATCACTAGCATGATCATGATCAATGTGGTCATGATCGAACTGTGAAAGTCACTACACTACACTACCAGGATCCTTTGCTATTGCTGATACTACTactgttcattttttttcccctcgaTTGCATGCACATGCTTGCAACTGAAGGAGAGGTGAGAGAGCTACAGGGCATAAGCAAGCTTGGGTTAGGTCAGTGTCTCAGTGAGTCAGTCAGATGATGCAATCATatgcaaggggagggagaggcaAAAGCTTGGAATAATCGATCATAGGGCGACACCATGAGTAGTATATTTATCCCCTTCTCTTCGCTTTCCTTTAGCTCCAAGCTTTTGTACCAAGGCTGTTTGGCACTTACTCTCCAGGCGTATCTGCTCCACATCATGATCATCCCTGATGTCACAACTCAGGCCATCAGAACATGGTGCCATGATTCTTTCCTATCTAGCTTGGAGAACATGGTCAATGTGTGGATCATTTCGTAATCCTGTAATTATCCAAGAACTGAATTAACCCACAAATTAAGTACAACAGCTTGAACTCTGAAGataggaagaaagaaagaacatgCTATTGCTATCAGATATAGGTTTGATTCAGATGGAAGAAGTGGCAACGTAGAAAGAGTAGTTGCATGGGATTAAAGGGTAAGGAGGATTATATTCCAGCTATATGTACAGAGCAAAAGGCCCATCGAATAAATTCTTCTTGTACGATTTGGCCTGAGGAAAGGGATCGATGTGATCGAAAGTTAACTCAATGCAGGAGCTTGCCGGCTCCATCCTAGCTAACAACTGACAGAAACAATAGCCAGGACAGGTCCATCACCTAGTCATTTCCCCCCCTTAATTCAGGTCAACTCTTTAACTGTACATGTATACTCCCCTATGCCTGAACAGAACAGCTAAATAATCCTCGCAAATTTTGTTCTGTGAGATAATATCGACAAGTGAAATTCAGAGTTCACATgattcagaattcagagtttcagatgtGTTACTGTGCTAGTCCAACAACAGGTAAGGTCTCTTCATGGACagatcaacttttttttcccttcttcttctttggagtTCACAAGGCAACAACCTGCAGAAGCAAAAGCAAAGGTGACGTGGACTTAAAAACGAGGGCTTGTCTCCGGTAGCATGCAAAAGCGGCCATGGATTCCCGGGAAGGCGAGCTCGAGCTAACTGAGCTGAGTTGCATGGGGAAAGCTACCTAGTTGGtgtttgcatcatgcatgcatgatatcgCGTACTAGGCGTTTGGTACGTGTATATAGTAAATCCGTATCATTCAGAGCTTCTTCTTCAGATCAAATCATCAGGGAGACATCAGCTTTGCTCTCCTTTCTGTCAAAACAAAGGCAACAGCGAGACGTGGGTAAAGATCGAGAGAGAAGAAGCTAAGCTTAGCCATGGCTTTTGCTACACTGGATGAAGTGGCCAGCAATGGAGCCCTCGAGCCCTAAAGATACGGGCGATCTTGGGCGAGCCATGGAGCAAAGTGGGCTAGCAATCTCTGGGTCGCATATAAATGGGAAGAAAAGTTTGCACAGGGTGAGAGAGACCAAGCTAACCAATGGAGCTTTTTGTGTGGAAGcaaagaacaaattaaaggaTCCCTAAGACCTAGCTAAGCCAAACCAACCTTttgatttctctcttttctttcttcctctcatGCACAGCCAGGGGAAAAGAGTGTTCAGAAAGTGGATAGATGCTCTATCTAGCTCATACACAGAGAAAAGGAattgctcctgctgctgcataAAGATGATTGGCCCCCCAATTgccactcattttttttttggtatctAGACGGATGAACAGTTCTGCTGGATTGCAGTACAAATGTGCAATTGCTGTGGTTTATGCCATGATCAGACATTCTAAATGCTGCAAGAATTCATCATGTGTGCATGCATTGGCTGGGCCCTTTCTGTATTGGAGGATCATGAGAGTTCATCTGATCATTAGCATCTTTTCCTTCCATCCAAAGGAATTACCACCAGCTAGTAGTGTCCATGTTGATGTTCGTCTGATCCGTGACGTGTGAGGCATGGCAGGCACAAGAAGCAGCCATTAATTATTGTTCATCCATCAATCTCGCTTCCTGCAGAGCTTAATTGGGCCGTTTGCCGTCGCTGGACCAGGCTAGGTATAGCAGCAAGCTGTCTGAATTTTTTTCCCCATGTCTCTGAATCTATACGTCCGTAGTTAGCTAGGGCTAGACGGTGTTAGCCATGTGGACTCTCACCAAACTTCTGTACTACTGCTTGCAAAGAGATCTGGTAGGATCGAGTTGAAACATGAACATTGTTTTGAAACTGTGTGGCGCAAGTACTATTTGCAACAGTTCAGAAAAGTTCAGACATGCAGTGTCAACTGTTAAGCTCCTAAACTCCAAGTACAATACACTACGTACATGGCTCGGCTTAGCTCGAACAAGGTCGTTAATGTTAGACTACAATGTTTTCTGTATTCTCGATTCTTTATATACCCACTCCCGATACTGATTCTATAAGTCGGTTTAAGTTAGGTACAATTGGTTCCGTGCCTTGGGTAATCGAATCTATTGCGTTGCGTCTATTTCGCCTTCAGTTAATACTAACTTTCTTTGTGTCAGAGTCCATGCTGTTTTAGAAGCTGTGTGAGACTGTGATTATCTTGGGCAAGTGAGATAGCTCATGCACAGTGATTCCCACAAGCTGGATCAAGATCAGGGCTAACGGTTCTGAAGAATTTGGCATTTTTTGCAGTGGATGAGCAGCACGTGACCCGCTCATCTCtacctcgcgcgcgcgcgccaacgCCAACAACTCGATGCACGTACTTCATGGGACCattgcctcctctctctcgtctTCCCCACTCTAAGGATTCCCCATGAAGAGCCCTACAACTCTTAGCCTGCACCATCCATCCATGAGAcaagttttttctttctctctctctctctctctctctctctctctctcctccctttttTCCTTGTGATTTTCATTTCACAGTTATCATGAGAGCAAGAACATTAACGGCacagaggggagagagagatgggtggGGAACAGTAGTGAACACTATGGCTAGGGCAGAAAAGGAGGGTAGTACACTGCTTTTTCATGTGCTATCCTCCATGTGTTGACAATGATTTTCTATCTTGGAACAAGGGTACTACTGGTGTGTGAGTGTGTGTATGACTATTAAGCTTATTACTGTCTCGGCTATGTTCATATTCATGTAtagaagtgaacttatttcgagacggagagagtaacgcGGTGTTGTTACTAGTCCATGTGAGGAGAAAGAATACAAAAGGAGGCACCACTTGTAGCTATCAGCTGCTTCTATGGCCAAGGAAAAGaaggtgatgactgatgagaggGCAAGCAGGACTACCATGCACATTTGCTTTAGAATCTGTCATGTCtcatatttttcctattccctCAGCAGTGTATCAACCATGAGTGTAATCATTTGCAAAGAGTTTTCATCCCATCCTTCCATTGAGAGACCACTagagcaaataaaaaggtgacaAGCAGATACTGTTCTTTTGTCCTCTCACACTGACCACTTTGTCCCAGGCCCCACTTTCAGTCACCAAGATAGCTGCAGGTGCTTGCATCCATCACCACGCAATCGTCACATTTCCTTGTTTTCTTTCGCTTCAGATTCATTGGCTCGCGGCTAACTTCTCATCCAGGAATACCAAGGATTCCAAGTTCCCAACTGTTCTATATCTCACCACAGCTttagaggtaaaaaaaattgattgaaataacttaaacaaaatttttctGACCCTTGAAAAGTTAGATATCTCATAggctatactccctccgtcacaataaaaatgaatctagtactggatgtgacatattctagtgtaatgaatctgaacataggttatgtgtcacatctaatactagatttgttttttatggaaTAAAGGGAGTATCTCCTaattaacaataaaaaaaactacgcCTCTTGGATCATGAAAACTCAGGTATAGATACTGCGGGGTGAAATTTTAATCCTAGTTacttctgaaattagttttggTACTTCTCTTTAAAGAGAGATATTTCCCAAGCGACGAGGAGCTATATGCCTCTCAAATAGGGAAGAAAACCTTTTGTCCTAGGTAGTCCAACATATAGGATTAATTAACATGGAATGCAATGTCCTAATCACATGGAATTTATAGGGACAATTCAATTTCCTCAAGAATATTGAAACAAACCCATGTTTTATGGGCAGGCCTTAGGACACCTTTCGAATTTGTAGAAGTTCTAATCATTCGAAGTTCCTATTCAAAATAATCCTAGCTCATCTTATAGTGGCACACAACAAACGACTAGAGAAGTATGAATTAAATGAGTGGCAGCTGCAGTTTAAACCTTGTTCGGGGAGCTTCTGTCAGCTATATTCTAAATCTCCAACTCTTCCAGATAGTCTAGATTCTCATAAGCTAGCAGACTATCGAGCTACTCTTGCATAGTAGTCAACCACGTGTAAATATTTCCAAGAGTAAAAAAAcaattgtgaaaaagagaaaaactgaGTGGGATCAACCATTATGAACTGAGAATTACTCTATCAGTAACACTTTTTAGGCATAGAGTATCCAGGGTATACAAAACCATGCGGTTATCGTGGTTATCATGTACGGTAACTTTCTCAATTTTTGAAAACCATAGTATAACTCGTGGTAACCGCGATAACCGTAGGGAGACGGTAACCCACCTAAAACCTAAAACAGTTTGGTGAACGCTGAGTGTATCCTCTCCTATCCATTCATATTCGACTGGCCGGTCAAGAGATCAACCTAGAGGCAGCTAGCTAGAGTTGGTGTACACATTGTACAGTGGTAGACTTGGCATGCCCTAATTATGGGCACACACACATTGTGGTTGGTGCCTTCTCACAAGTTTTGCATGTTACGATCAATCTAATCTCTGCAGCCGGCCGCAAGCAGTGGTCCATTGGGATCGGGAGCGAGCCGTGATCGGTGAGTGTTAAATGAACTGAGACGCGAATTTGTTCCGAAAGAGACTGAGGAGTTAATTGTGAGATCAAGATGCAGCCGGTCTCTGGTGCCAAGAGATCATCCAGAGCATATTTTTAGTTATTAATCATAACCGAGGATATATTTGCCCAAAGCAAAGATTTGTCTTAcgatagctatagctagctagggagTACGAGATGCTCCTTGCCCACTTTCACGTTCATAAGAGAGATCAGGATCCTGGttattggtggtggtggtagattGTTTAAGTTGCaactaattttgaaatttacaaCTTAATTTCAAAACAGACATACTGCTTATTGGATTATTGCCACGGATGATCTACTTAGATAAATCTAGTAGCTTAGAACATGTGGTATGAACAATATAATGTGgtagaaaagttatttttttttaaaaaaatgtatttttagatGAGTTGAGCGGATATTCCATGGCAAAGATCCGACAAACTAGTTGAAAAGAATGGAACTAAGAAAAGAAATTCAGTCTCACGCTACATCGGTCACACGTCTTGAGCTTATTAACCGCATAAAAGAAGCCCTCCAAGCACACTATATGCGCCCGTGAAAAAATAAGTTGAAATGAACAAACAACGTAGGAGCAGGAAATTATGCGACCAGCACACAACTATAGTAATCTACCAAGGTCCAAATAATtccgttttaaaaaatatagtaatctaGGATGCGATTGATTAAACCAATCATAATACTATATCCTGATTCATAGCAGTAGCAATAGGATAGGTATAATTTTATTCTAattaaattactatattttggaatggagtaaCAATTTTAGACATTAGCACGTACAAACGTGTGGCAGTAATTACTTTTAATTGTCTAGGGGTAAAAAGTTTGCAAGGTGAAAGTAGAACCAGTTGTCAATGCCAAAGCAAGAATTTATAATTGTCtaagaattaattaattaattgtaatTTCCGCCCATAATCTTGTCTAAAGAGTATCCCTCACACTGAACTCAAATAGTCCTATATAAAACTAGCAATGTGTAAATTATAGCATAAAATTCCCAGTGTTCGAAGAGGCACTTACCAGGATGCACATGCATTCAACGACAAATAGAGATATTGATTAACAaccttaatttaatttataagcGTCGAGAACGAATAATATACTATATGTGAAAATGCATGCAATCATTTCTGTTTGGCAGAATCTTCTCATTGACACAGTAGCATAAAGCTAGAAGCGGATTAGAATGACAGCCCAGGTTGCTTTCTTTGTGGAGCACGCAAGAATCTCAAATGGACTAACAGATACACCGCCGTAAAATGATGCAATGGGAACATATACTAGTACTGGTGTAAGCAACCAGTAACTGTCGAAGacataaaaaatcaatatagtTCAGCATATTGTATTTGACAAATGAGCTTtaaaattgcatatatatatatatatatatatatatatatatatatatatatatatatatatatatatatatatatatatatatatatatatatagctggcaAATAGGTATTATATATTCTAGATATATGGGCCATTAATTTTTGGATGAATTACAGCATAAACGCAAAGGAGACCTACTACTACTAATCAGATTACTCTGATCATGTGTTTTTTAGACATACTACACATGAAtcgaacatatatatgtatgtgtgtgtgtgtttatatatatatatatatacacacacacacacactactaACCAGATTAGTCTAATAACGTACAGGAGACTTAATGTGAGCCAAAATGAAGTCTACACCTTAcaccctccatccaaaaaaaaaaaatctaactatgaatctagacgAGCACCACTAGTAGTAAGTTTTacggtttcaaaaaaaactagtagtaagtttttatttttactagTGTTTCAGTGAATGAGCTTAACTACTTGTGTATCTTTGCCACATAAATACATGTACAATGTGCTTTGCGAAGTGATGATATATATTCAGTATGACAAGCTATAAATAACCATTCAGTACTAGCTAACAATACAGAATCAAACACATTACTATTAAATATCATGTCACCACCACTgattgcaaaaagaaaacataaatgaAGATGATTAATAGGCAGTAGAAGAAAAGTTTACATATATTACCTAAACATGTCATATATATTTACCATGTgatatttctaaaattttgcAAAGCTTTGTTATGGATTCCTACATATACTTCAGGAAAAACCAATAACATCACATGTACAAAAACAAACAAGCTGGAAGCCCATTAAAAATttatacaagttatattatgTGATTTATTTGACCACAAACAATAGAATAACCGGGTAGTATTTTACCACCtcaactatatatattgttttttgaAAGTAGACATTAATTATCGGCATTGTGAGATGAAGCATGAAATTGAATATTATTTCTTGTTAAAAACAGAAGAGCAGTACATTCCTTGCTAAAGTAGTGTAAAAAAAGTCATGCCTGAATAGGTTAATTCCCTGTGCAACAATAGTTACCAAACCCAGGCAATGTACGCTAGCAACCTAGGATGATGGACAAAAggccaaacaaatatatattcgCTGCCTGATGTGATGGGATCAACGAGACAATGTTCATATGTCAGAGATCGATCGGATGAAGAACACGAGAATGTGCGAGTCATCATCTCACCCCCCTTGCAATTGTAAAACTCGGAAACAATAAAAAACCCATCACGAAATCAAGCAAGGGATCGGCGCATGGCTCGATCGGTCACGGCTCCCGACCAGATAGATGATCATTTGCTCCTTTCGTTTGTCtcctctctcactcactcactttgtctctctctcccatgaGCATACGATGACTGAATCTCtctgtccctctctctctcatctacaACTAGCTAGTAGTAATATAATCACAGGCATAAACAAACGCAAACACCCCAATTAACTTAAGACGATGCGATATCTAGGATCCACGAGCTACCAATTAAAGCCAACTAGGTTTCTAGGGCTCAGCTTTTCAAGAGAGCAAAGGGGCATGCTATAGTAAAGCGAAGGTGTCAACCTTATGGAAGCTAGTAGTACTCACATCTCACATATACTTCATGGTGTTAGTACTCACATACTACATGGAGTACAACATGGAGTAGTAAAAGCAAAGAAACCTTATTAGCCTTATTCTACATGGAGTATAGTACACCAATACCAAGAATTACTAGTATCAATTCAATCAAGCAGCAGGaatgaaggaagaagatgaacagtgcaCGGTGGAAATCATCAAGCTAAGCTTAAGCTAAAGAGAGAGGGTGCTTTCCCCCAAGCTCCTAACTGTTGGGAAGCTTCCAATCATTCTTGCTAGGAAACGAGTGTATTAATTGCTCATATCAAATGGCTCCCAAGAAGAGAAGCAAACAAGAGTCTAAAGGGTTCGCCTGCCTAATTTAAGCTAAGCTAGGCTCTAGAAGAAAACACATCAATTTATGCAACGAGATATCAAAGGGAGATCAGAAGCTAAGAATTCTCAAGAGATCGAGATCGACCAAAGCAATTGACAGTTGCAGCGAGTGAGAGATTGTAGTGGCGTTACAGCATGGCGGCGACGTTGGCcggacggccggccggcgaccggAGTGGGCACCGGTCACGGCCGCGGGTGGCCGTGGAAGAACGGCGTGCCGGCGGGGAACGCGCCGTAGGGCCCGGGCGTCGGGTACGGGTCCATCACCACAGCCGATGACACGATgatgttgccgccgccgccggagcctgcctcgccggccgcggcggtgctcggcgaGGACCCGTCGCCGGTGAGGCGGAAGTGGTActcgctggcgccgccgccgccggcgaccgccaGGGCTTCGGGGCCGACGTCGTGCAGGATGCCCTTGAACACGTGGCCGCCGATGCTGACGGCCGTCTGGTACGCGACCTCCGCCTCGGCCTGGTCGACCGGCCCCAGCCGCACGCACCGGAACACCGCCTCCGAGCTCACCTCCCGCGGGAACCTCTCCGCCACCGTCACCATCTGCTGATCTCCTGCACACCCAGCAGATCGATCAACGCGGTTAGATACAGCGCGCGCGCCATGGCTAAGCTAAGCTCTAGTATATACCTGAGGAGGTCgtcggggtggcggcggagggacGCGCGCGGGGGCGTTTGGTGGGGTCGCGAGAtgggccggcgccgccggcggtggcggcggcggaggcggcgagcgcggcgagctgCTGCTGGCGCTCGCGGCGCTTGGCGGCGGGGACCCAGGTGGACTTGACGTGGGTGGCGCAGGCGAAGCCCCGGCTCTTGCAGCAGGTGCGGCAGCGCATGTGGGTGCAGTCCTTCTTGGCCTGGTTGCCGCAGTCCTGGCagctgatgccgccgccgccgccaccgcccccgccgccgctcgaccgCATCCCgcgcgacgaggacgaggacgacgcccCCGCCAACGACGGCGCCGGGGGCGCGTCATCGGCGAAGCGGATGATGTTGGAGGCGTAGAacggctgctgctcctgctgctgccatAGCTGGAAGCTCCCGCCCCTCGTGGCGTACAGGaacgaggcggcgtcggcggggtgCACCGGCGGGACGGGCGGCGCCGGGTTGTCTCGGCTGTGGCTTCCTCCGCCTAGAGGGAACCCCGCCATGCGCCCAAATCCATAGGCGGCCGTACGTACCCCCGGctagggaagaagaagaagaagaagaagaagaagaagaagaagacgaccaccacgaagcagcagcagcagatcaaGAACCGATCAAGAAACCGAAACCTCTCTCTCGATCGTGTAGAccactagctagtagctagcacGCGCGGCCAGGAGGAGTTAATCCGCGGCGGCCGgatcagctcagctcagctcgctGCGCTGCCGCGAGTTAAGACGGTGAGGCGACAGAGAGGCCCTGCCACGCCGCCATGGAGCCTGCGCTCACCTAAGCTTCCATTTATTGCCtttgcctcctctctctctctctctcgctctcgcttCGTATCGCACCGAGAGGAAAAgagatgtgtgtgtgtgcgcgtgaGTTGGAGAGGTAGCCAGCCACCAACACGCGCACACGGCAAcgcggctgcggctgcagctgctgctgctgctgcgagagagagaaagagagagtcgAGGGGAAAAGGCAGGGTACAGTTGCCGGCTGCCtcaccccactctctctctctcgttctgaATACGGTTAGCTGGTTGGaatgtactgtactgtactgtactgcaCTGCTACTAGCTGCATGCAGCATGCGACCCCGGGGTGGAGTTAATTGCCCGCGCCGTATGCATGCAGCGAGAGAGCATATGTTGGCGTGCTCCAGAATTCAGTTATTCCATGCCTCCCTTCCAACGCCATAGTCAGTGCGTAGTAATATTCAAAGCCAGCCAAGCTAGCCACGCCCATACGTATACGCGTCTTCGATCGCAGAAAAGATCctggaaaggaagaagaagatttgTTTAGTTGACAGTGTGTCTGGTTCAGTCTCAACATGTCAATTCATCTCGAATCGTTGTCACCGACACCGCCGGATCGTTCGTGTGCGACGACGCGGCACGGAGCGGCGCGCGCCGGCCTGAGTAGCAGTCAAACACCGGAGAACACGGGAGCTTGCTCTTTTCTTTACTCCACGGTCATCCGCGCGCGGCTCCCCCCATCTCCCCCTGTTTCGCGCGGGTTTTCTGATGTTTCCCCCACCCAAAACGCTCGATTTCACCGTCATCCACCGTGCAAAACACCCACTTATTGTACTCGGTCATCACATCACGTCTCGGTTAATCGTGCGAATTAAAGGAGATATATATAGTGAGATACCAAGCCAATGCAGGAGTGGGGATATATTACGCGTGACGTAGCTGAAATCCATGTCGTGTTGGGGTCGATTGGATTAATTAGCAGGAAACAGTGGTGTGATGGATCGATTGACAGTGCAGTGGCGATCGAGTGGTCCAGTCCAAACCCCGGTTTGCAGGGGAGAAGGAATAGACCGGGAGGTATCGTATCTATCGTATATATGCACGTTTCAGTGGGACAAATCAACCGGATTATTTAGCATATATAGATACTGTTAAGACAGGTTCTGTGctctgtgtgtgtgtctgtctgtctgtgGATCGTTGACAAGGCAGTTTTCTGctgctttttattttctttaacgGAAAGGGGGGGGCCCAATTAAAGGGTCTCTCAGCTGTGTTTCGATCATCTGCCTTTAATTAAGCAGCTGATTGATTGCATGCCCCCGTGACAGGGAGATAATTAAGGGCAACTAGCTAGCAGTGTACTGTACTGGACGTGCGAGTGACAGCAGTTGGTGAGTGGTGACCGCAAACTACACGCCGGAGTGGCACTCTGTCATTTTCCCATGGGGGCACATACGCTGGGTACACACTACAGGACCATCCTCGTTGGGGCTACTCTACGGTGAAAAAACCACCGTGAGACATTGGAGTGAAAtattatatagatatataatcATAGAATTCTTACCACGCAGTAATATATATCATAAGTTAAAATGTAGTTTTATTACTGATCGTTATTTTTAAATCGGTGCCACTAAATTTTATCAACATCGATTTGTTACGCTCCATAAAATCTAAATTTAAGTATATGTTAGGATTATTTCCACGCTAGTTGGTTACTTGTTTATTAAACAAATGGGTTATCTTTATGTCTCACTGTTTGGTTGAATGCCTAGAAAGATAGATTCAAGTCATCATTTGGGGTTATGACCTATCACCAATGGTGATCTTCACTATACAAAACAATAAAACCTTCCACCGGCGCACCATGAATACATATCTTAGGGCAAGGGCAATAGAGGAGCCGACTGCTTACTATAATCCATGTACACGTCATCTAGAAACAACTTAACATATGATAAGTACAATGCTTGTCTCTTCACATCTAGCGCAACATTTATATCATCATcgcttaattattttttctctcacCTCTTTCCCGCTTTTCTCTTTCATCCAAGCCAATCAGCCAAACCCATTCACACTAATTTCTTTTTCAGTCGACGGAACCGTCGATATATATGAAGGCGCTAAGCCAACGATAGGAGCATTGGACCAACGACGTATCTCTCTCATAGTACTCTTCTCCGCCAGCTAGGTATAAAATCCAACGTAAGCTTACtgctccctccttcccaaattgatcatgatataatgaaatttaaaatttttcaaattgatcatcatataaccacatggacacggatttcatcaAAATACAACTAATGCAACATTGGAGAAAGTGTGCATGCTAAggtgtaattggcatggtgttttTAATCGATAcatgcattgtgggagaatgtgtgcatggtgtcttgattgatacaatttaaattatccttggtcttggtgcataaatatatatgatgatcaatttgggaaggggGAGTATTAGACGGTGATTTATTGTTATTGTacttgcccttatgaaaggtctttttggtagagctccaactccaaaTTTAGCTCAAGGAGTTGGATCTAGAGTGGATatagttgtggagctgcctaaactcagcaccacctctctagttcattttgtgatagAGCTGCACCCAGTTTTGCTCCCATTTTTGGTGAAACTGagactgtttggctgagctccagctccaaaaGAGATAGAGTTGGTGCTGGAGCTGTGCTAAACAAGCCCGGAGCTTCATCATGTATCCCTTCGCACACTTTTCATgggttatttatttattaattaatttttcaaatctaATACTAGTATCAACTTCTATTTTTATATCGGTAGTAAGATATGTTTTTCTGCTTAACATAATGTCTTTTTCCTATAGCTAGATATGTTAGTACGTTCACTCACTTGTATAATGATATCAACTCAATAAGCTAATTATGAATAAAACCACTTTGGCTTTTTCATAGTGAGCCACCTTGCTAAGTCATTCGATTTACGAATGCATTTCTAACTTAATCCCATTAAATCGATAATATGAATTTGATTATATTACACGTATATCAAATATAAGAGTTATTTATCCATGCAATAGTATAAGAGGGAAAAAtctttattttgggacgaatgcAGTAGTTGAAAATCTACAATCAAACCAATCATGAAAAGCAACCGAAAGAACCTCATCAACTAATCAATCACTTGACACTCACGattagcaactgaaaatatcTCATATAGTACTAATCAATTAGTTGTCAGGGCTAATTTAGTTTCTTGTAGTTTGACATTTGACAACCGCAGTTTGAGAACACTTGGCAGCTAACCTTGTGAGATCTAGCACACATGCAGGATGGTCGAATTTCACCCTCATTCCCCACCAAAGCTGCGGTTGTTTCTGTAGAGATCCGAGACTGGCCCGGATGTTGGCATGCAGCAGCAGGAtggagggagatgggaggagattCAAGCCCCCCTGCCATTTTAGCAAAATGCTTGGAGTAGCAGTAGCGTATAAAGAGGGGGGCCACTGAGCCATTCACTGCGCGTGCCGATCCTGACCGGTTTTCTGAACACTGTGCTGGACCCCGGATCACTGTAGCACCGATCGCCCA from Oryza glaberrima unplaced genomic scaffold, OglaRS2 ChrUN-Ctg54, whole genome shotgun sequence encodes:
- the LOC127759585 gene encoding protein SHORT INTERNODES 1, with amino-acid sequence MAGFPLGGGSHSRDNPAPPVPPVHPADAASFLYATRGGSFQLWQQQEQQPFYASNIIRFADDAPPAPSLAGASSSSSSRGMRSSGGGGGGGGGGISCQDCGNQAKKDCTHMRCRTCCKSRGFACATHVKSTWVPAAKRRERQQQLAALAASAAATAGGAGPSRDPTKRPRARPSAATPTTSSGDQQMVTVAERFPREVSSEAVFRCVRLGPVDQAEAEVAYQTAVSIGGHVFKGILHDVGPEALAVAGGGGASEYHFRLTGDGSSPSTAAAGEAGSGGGGNIIVSSAVVMDPYPTPGPYGAFPAGTPFFHGHPRP